One Mycobacterium sp. SMC-4 DNA window includes the following coding sequences:
- a CDS encoding TetR/AcrR family transcriptional regulator — protein sequence MGKAGLHERVDSSQRRASYQRARSHETKRGLVQAAMALWRTNGYARTTVADICRAAGVSRALFYFYFPAKEDILFEVGLLSTRAARQKVHSLLRADYDVESVIGEALRSLERSMARNPPELVVETILQGYRHEHRILAGEAAQNPDADMFGELFEQACRDGKLSAKVDVARLSRLAGTLVSEGVRHWAGGSFGRRSFADVVTADIGALIAGFDSRSRS from the coding sequence ATGGGAAAAGCCGGGCTGCATGAGCGAGTTGACAGTAGTCAGCGCCGGGCTTCATACCAGCGCGCCCGCTCGCACGAGACCAAGCGCGGTCTCGTGCAGGCAGCCATGGCCCTGTGGCGCACCAACGGCTACGCGAGGACCACAGTGGCCGACATCTGTCGGGCGGCCGGAGTCTCGCGGGCACTGTTCTACTTCTACTTCCCGGCCAAGGAGGACATCCTCTTCGAGGTGGGTTTGCTGTCGACCCGTGCGGCACGCCAGAAGGTGCACTCCCTGCTGCGCGCCGACTACGACGTCGAATCCGTCATCGGCGAGGCGCTGCGCAGCCTCGAACGGTCGATGGCACGTAATCCACCCGAGCTGGTCGTGGAGACGATCCTGCAGGGTTACCGGCACGAGCACCGAATTCTCGCCGGCGAGGCAGCGCAGAACCCCGATGCGGACATGTTCGGTGAGCTCTTCGAACAAGCCTGCCGTGACGGCAAGTTGAGCGCAAAGGTGGATGTCGCTCGATTGTCCCGGCTGGCCGGCACGCTTGTCAGCGAGGGCGTTCGGCACTGGGCCGGCGGCAGTTTCGGACGCCGATCGTTCGCCGATGTCGTCACCGCCGACATCGGCGCGCTGATCGCCGGGTTCGACAGCAGATCTCGATCATGA
- a CDS encoding acyl-CoA dehydrogenase family protein codes for MAWDFDTDPEYQQLLDWADEFVREEVEPLDLAFPHQQFVPLDAHRRKVIDPLKEAVRQRGLWATHLSPELGGQGYGQLKLALLNEILGRSQWAPIIFGCQAPDTGNAEIIAHYGTEDQQQRYLRPLLDGEMFSCYSMTEPHAGADPTLFTTTAVREGDEWVINGWKFFSSNARTASFLIVMVVTNTEVSAYQGMSMFLVPTDTPGVNIVRNVGLYGERDDEGSHALIHYDNVRVPADALLGGEGQAFVIAQTRLGGGRIHHAMRTIGLSKRALDMMCERALSRQTQGSRLSDKQFVQGYIADSYAQLLQFRLMVLYTAWEIDKYNDYKKVRKDIAAVKVVMPTVLHDIAWRAMQVHGALGVSNEMPFLGMVTGAAVMGLADGPTEVHKATVAKQVLRDYEPNPDTWPSEWIPAKRDEARAKFAAYLENELGNL; via the coding sequence ATGGCGTGGGATTTCGACACCGATCCCGAATACCAGCAGCTGCTCGACTGGGCTGACGAGTTCGTCCGAGAAGAAGTCGAACCACTCGACCTCGCGTTCCCGCACCAGCAGTTCGTCCCGCTGGATGCCCACCGCCGCAAAGTGATCGATCCACTCAAGGAGGCGGTCCGCCAACGCGGCCTGTGGGCCACCCATCTGAGCCCCGAGTTGGGCGGACAGGGCTACGGACAGCTCAAGTTGGCTCTGCTCAACGAGATTCTCGGCCGTTCGCAGTGGGCGCCGATCATTTTCGGGTGCCAGGCCCCCGACACGGGCAACGCCGAGATCATCGCGCACTACGGCACCGAAGATCAGCAGCAGCGTTACCTGCGCCCGCTGCTCGACGGCGAGATGTTCTCGTGTTACTCGATGACTGAGCCGCACGCCGGGGCGGATCCCACGCTGTTCACCACCACTGCCGTGCGTGAGGGCGACGAGTGGGTGATCAACGGGTGGAAGTTCTTCTCCTCCAACGCCAGAACGGCATCATTCCTGATCGTCATGGTGGTGACCAATACAGAGGTCAGTGCTTATCAGGGCATGTCGATGTTCCTGGTGCCCACGGACACACCCGGGGTCAACATCGTGCGCAACGTCGGGCTGTACGGTGAGCGCGACGACGAGGGATCTCATGCGCTGATCCACTACGACAATGTGCGAGTGCCGGCTGACGCGCTGCTCGGCGGCGAGGGTCAGGCGTTCGTGATCGCGCAGACCCGGCTCGGCGGCGGGCGTATCCACCACGCGATGCGCACCATCGGGCTCTCGAAGAGGGCGCTCGACATGATGTGTGAGCGGGCGTTGAGCCGGCAAACCCAGGGCAGCCGACTCTCTGACAAACAGTTTGTCCAGGGTTACATTGCCGACTCCTACGCCCAGCTGCTGCAGTTCCGTCTCATGGTGCTCTACACCGCGTGGGAGATCGACAAGTACAACGACTACAAGAAGGTCCGCAAGGACATCGCCGCGGTCAAGGTGGTGATGCCCACCGTGCTGCACGACATCGCGTGGCGCGCCATGCAGGTGCACGGCGCGTTGGGCGTATCCAACGAGATGCCGTTCCTCGGCATGGTCACCGGGGCGGCCGTGATGGGGTTGGCCGATGGGCCGACCGAGGTGCACAAGGCCACGGTGGCCAAACAAGTGTTGCGCGATTATGAGCCCAATCCCGACACCTGGCCCAGCGAGTGGATACCGGCCAAGCGGGACGAAGCTCGGGCCAAGTTCGCTGCGTACCTGGAAAACGAACTGGGGAATCTGTGA
- a CDS encoding phosphotransferase family protein, producing MDDAGLPGRGAPLHTRYLSGGTQNVIYELRRGEHRCVLRMPPPEAPPDRDKGILREWRIIEALEGTEVPHTEAVGVCPDGSVLGRPFYLMGFVDGWSPMDTHARWPEPFDSDLSARPELSYQLAEGIALLSRVDWKARGLHDLGRPEGFHERQVDRWTAFFERIKGREIDGLHTATAWLRSHRPLDFVPGLMHGDYQFANVMYQHGAPARLAAIVDWEMGTVGDPKLDLGWMVQSWPDDTAAPTESEMSYVDMRGMPSRDEVVAHYATVSGRQVDDLDYYLVLAKWKLAIVLEQGFQRAGDDQKLLAYGPVIVELMRSAADLAESSDYH from the coding sequence ATGGATGACGCGGGGCTGCCCGGCCGGGGTGCACCACTGCACACCCGGTACCTGTCCGGTGGAACGCAGAACGTCATCTACGAACTGCGCCGGGGTGAGCACCGGTGCGTGCTGCGGATGCCGCCACCGGAGGCTCCGCCGGATCGCGACAAGGGCATCCTGCGAGAGTGGCGCATCATCGAAGCCCTCGAGGGCACCGAGGTGCCGCACACCGAGGCCGTCGGAGTGTGCCCGGACGGGTCGGTGCTCGGCCGGCCCTTCTATCTGATGGGCTTCGTCGACGGGTGGTCGCCGATGGACACTCACGCCCGATGGCCCGAACCGTTTGACAGTGATCTGTCCGCGCGACCGGAGCTCAGTTATCAACTCGCCGAGGGCATTGCCTTGCTGTCGAGAGTCGACTGGAAAGCCCGGGGATTGCACGATCTCGGCCGACCCGAGGGATTCCACGAACGCCAGGTCGACCGGTGGACCGCGTTCTTCGAACGCATCAAAGGCCGCGAGATCGACGGTCTCCACACCGCCACCGCGTGGCTGCGCTCGCATCGTCCCTTGGACTTCGTCCCGGGTCTGATGCACGGCGACTATCAGTTCGCCAATGTGATGTACCAGCACGGCGCCCCGGCCCGGCTCGCGGCGATCGTCGACTGGGAGATGGGAACCGTCGGCGACCCGAAACTCGATCTGGGCTGGATGGTGCAGAGCTGGCCCGACGACACGGCTGCGCCGACGGAGTCGGAGATGAGCTACGTGGACATGCGGGGGATGCCATCCCGCGACGAGGTCGTCGCGCACTATGCGACGGTGTCGGGCCGTCAGGTCGACGATCTGGACTATTACCTGGTGCTGGCCAAGTGGAAGTTGGCGATCGTGCTCGAGCAGGGTTTTCAGCGCGCGGGTGACGATCAGAAACTGCTGGCGTACGGCCCGGTCATCGTCGAGTTGATGCGCTCGGCGGCCGATCTCGCCGAGTCCAGCGACTACCACTGA
- a CDS encoding NADPH:quinone oxidoreductase family protein, with amino-acid sequence MRAAICPAYGPPEVVEVGQLPAPRLEDDQVRVRVGAAAVNFPDVLLIADRYQISVPPPFVPGSEFSGTVIEIGCRAAGFALGDRVTGIGLHGAFAEEVVQPVTGLTLVPAGIDDRSAAAFGVAYRTAYHALRSVVRVRAGDDIVVLGAGGGVGLATVALGSLLGAAVTAVASSTEKLDMACRNGAQQVINHRDGDLRQALKLALPDGAHAVIDPVGGALAEPALRSLRRGGKFVTVGFASGDIPAIPLNLVLVKGVQVLGFHMADIAPDEFSRNEGELRELLASGRVRPHIGAVYPLEQTAAALTHVAEGRAIGKVVIDLRR; translated from the coding sequence ATGCGCGCGGCCATCTGCCCTGCCTACGGGCCGCCCGAGGTGGTCGAAGTGGGGCAACTGCCGGCACCGCGCCTCGAAGACGATCAGGTCCGGGTCCGAGTAGGGGCCGCCGCGGTGAACTTTCCCGACGTGCTCCTGATCGCCGACAGATACCAGATCAGTGTGCCGCCTCCGTTTGTTCCGGGCAGCGAGTTCTCCGGCACAGTCATCGAAATCGGGTGTCGGGCAGCCGGATTCGCACTCGGTGACCGTGTCACCGGAATCGGGCTGCACGGCGCCTTCGCCGAAGAAGTTGTCCAACCGGTCACCGGACTGACCCTCGTTCCCGCCGGTATCGACGATCGCAGCGCTGCGGCCTTCGGGGTGGCCTACCGCACGGCCTATCACGCACTACGATCAGTCGTCCGGGTGCGCGCCGGCGACGACATTGTGGTGCTCGGCGCCGGCGGCGGGGTGGGGTTGGCGACAGTCGCACTCGGCTCCCTGCTTGGTGCGGCGGTCACCGCAGTGGCCTCCTCAACCGAAAAGTTGGACATGGCTTGTCGTAACGGCGCACAGCAGGTGATCAACCATCGCGACGGTGACCTTCGCCAAGCTCTCAAGCTCGCGCTACCCGACGGCGCACACGCGGTCATCGACCCGGTTGGTGGCGCACTGGCCGAACCGGCCCTACGGTCTCTGCGGCGCGGCGGCAAGTTCGTCACCGTCGGGTTCGCCTCGGGTGACATCCCGGCCATCCCGCTGAACCTGGTGCTGGTCAAGGGCGTCCAGGTGCTCGGGTTTCACATGGCCGATATTGCCCCCGACGAGTTCTCACGCAACGAGGGCGAACTTCGCGAGCTGCTGGCGAGCGGGCGCGTTCGGCCGCACATCGGTGCGGTGTACCCGCTGGAGCAGACGGCTGCCGCACTCACCCACGTCGCTGAGGGCCGGGCGATCGGCAAAGTCGTCATCGATCTACGTCGGTAG
- a CDS encoding TetR/AcrR family transcriptional regulator, with protein MSVPEPAVARRYESLLAKGEDRRQRILGVAERLLARNGWRNTSLAQIAKEAGVTPAGLLHHFESKEQLLNAVLDARDADDALHADYRSGDLVTELSRVPERFERAPELVGTFTVLLVENIAPDAPLHNRLRNRYRAAVEIITSIIERGQHSGKYRSDVDGASKAVEILAFTYGMETLWLLDPSIQLAEVFKEYAESLGRELAPQTQT; from the coding sequence GTGTCAGTTCCGGAGCCGGCGGTCGCCCGGCGGTACGAATCTCTCCTCGCCAAGGGAGAGGACCGCCGACAGCGCATCCTGGGCGTGGCCGAGCGATTGTTGGCCCGCAATGGCTGGCGAAACACCTCGCTTGCGCAGATAGCCAAAGAAGCCGGAGTGACACCGGCCGGACTGCTTCATCACTTCGAGTCCAAAGAACAATTGCTCAACGCGGTTCTCGACGCGCGTGACGCGGACGACGCGTTGCACGCCGATTACCGGTCCGGCGACCTCGTGACCGAACTGAGCCGGGTCCCCGAGCGGTTCGAGCGAGCTCCCGAGTTGGTCGGCACGTTCACCGTGCTGCTGGTCGAGAACATCGCCCCCGACGCGCCGCTGCACAACCGACTGCGCAACCGCTACCGGGCAGCGGTCGAAATCATCACCTCGATCATCGAGCGCGGACAACACAGTGGCAAGTACCGCTCCGATGTCGACGGTGCCAGCAAGGCAGTGGAGATACTGGCCTTCACCTATGGAATGGAGACCCTATGGTTACTCGATCCCTCGATTCAGTTGGCCGAGGTGTTCAAGGAGTACGCGGAGTCGCTGGGGCGCGAACTGGCGCCGCAGACCCAGACATGA
- a CDS encoding acyl-CoA dehydrogenase family protein, with protein MRRDLFTEDHEAFRELARDFVDKEVVPHYPQWEKGGRMPREVFARMGELGMLGMAIPEEYGGAGQPDYRYNVVLQEEAARALVTLSTVRTQLEVILPYFLHYANEEQRERWFPGLAAGTLLTAVAMTEPGTGSDLAGMRTTAVRDGDDYIVNGAKTFITGGMQADLIIVVARTSTDSGNRRKGLTLLVVEDGMAGFTRGRELEKMGCKVQDTAELSFVDVRVPAANVLGEVDDAFAYLGHNLPQERLTVAVGSVAQARSAIAAAIDYTQSRKAFGTPVASFQNTKFELAACSTEVEAAQAMLDRAVALHVDEELSGADAARVKLFCTEMQQRVVDRCLQLFGGYGYMMEYPIARLYTDARVARIYAGTSEVMKVIIAKSLGL; from the coding sequence GTGCGTAGAGATCTGTTCACCGAGGACCACGAGGCGTTCCGCGAGCTGGCCCGCGACTTCGTCGACAAGGAGGTCGTGCCGCACTACCCGCAATGGGAGAAGGGCGGGCGGATGCCACGCGAGGTGTTCGCGCGGATGGGCGAGCTCGGGATGCTCGGCATGGCCATCCCGGAGGAGTACGGCGGGGCGGGACAGCCCGATTACCGCTACAACGTGGTGTTGCAGGAGGAGGCGGCACGCGCCTTGGTGACGCTGTCGACGGTGCGCACCCAGCTCGAGGTGATCCTGCCCTACTTCCTGCACTACGCCAACGAGGAACAGCGCGAGCGCTGGTTTCCCGGCCTTGCGGCAGGCACGCTGCTCACGGCCGTGGCGATGACCGAGCCAGGCACCGGATCAGATCTGGCCGGCATGCGGACCACCGCGGTCCGCGACGGCGACGATTACATCGTCAACGGCGCGAAGACGTTCATCACCGGGGGGATGCAGGCCGATCTCATCATCGTCGTCGCCCGCACGTCGACCGATTCAGGCAACCGCCGCAAGGGCTTGACCCTGCTGGTGGTCGAAGACGGAATGGCGGGATTCACCCGGGGCCGGGAGCTGGAGAAGATGGGCTGCAAGGTCCAGGACACCGCCGAGTTGTCGTTCGTCGACGTGCGGGTGCCGGCCGCCAATGTGCTCGGTGAGGTCGATGACGCATTCGCCTATCTGGGTCACAATCTGCCGCAGGAACGGCTGACCGTGGCGGTCGGCTCGGTCGCGCAGGCCCGCTCGGCCATCGCTGCCGCGATCGATTACACACAAAGCCGAAAAGCTTTCGGTACGCCGGTGGCCTCGTTCCAGAACACCAAGTTCGAACTCGCCGCCTGCTCGACCGAAGTCGAGGCGGCTCAGGCGATGCTCGACCGAGCGGTCGCGCTACACGTCGACGAAGAACTCTCCGGCGCAGACGCGGCCAGGGTCAAGCTGTTCTGCACCGAGATGCAGCAACGCGTTGTCGACCGTTGTCTGCAGCTCTTCGGCGGCTACGGCTACATGATGGAGTATCCGATCGCCCGGTTGTACACCGATGCGCGGGTGGCGCGGATCTATGCCGGCACCAGCGAAGTGATGAAAGTGATCATCGCCAAGTCTCTCGGGCTGTAG
- a CDS encoding thiolase family protein yields MRETVIVGAVRTPVGKRNGGLSDQHAADLSALVLNELVERAGVEPDVIDDVVWGCVSQVGDQSSNIGRYSVLAAGWPEHIPGTTVNRACGSSQQALDFAVQAVMSGQQDMVVAGGVEVMSRVPLGAARSTGMPYGPKVLARYDDFSFNQGISAEMISQQWGFSRTRLDEYSARSHERAAAAQDSGAFQDQIAPVFTAGGVVTDDEGIRRGTTTEKLAGLKPAFTDDGVIHAGNSSQISDGAAALLVTTAENAVNLGLTPLVRYRAGAVTGADPRLMLTGPIPATEKVLHKAGVTLDDVGVFEVNEAFAPVPLAWLADTGADEAKLNPLGGAIALGHPLGASGAVLMTRMIHHMRDNGIRYGLQTMCEGGGTANATVVELVG; encoded by the coding sequence ATGCGGGAGACCGTCATCGTCGGGGCGGTGCGTACACCGGTGGGCAAGCGCAACGGCGGATTGTCCGACCAACACGCAGCAGATCTGTCGGCTCTGGTGCTCAACGAACTTGTGGAGCGTGCCGGGGTGGAACCCGACGTGATCGACGACGTGGTCTGGGGATGTGTGTCCCAGGTGGGGGACCAGTCGAGCAATATCGGACGCTACTCGGTGCTGGCCGCGGGCTGGCCCGAACACATCCCCGGCACCACGGTGAACCGGGCCTGCGGGTCCAGCCAACAGGCCCTCGATTTCGCCGTGCAGGCGGTCATGTCCGGACAACAGGATATGGTCGTGGCCGGCGGTGTTGAGGTGATGAGTCGCGTCCCGCTGGGTGCCGCCCGGTCCACCGGTATGCCGTACGGACCCAAAGTGCTTGCCCGCTATGACGACTTCTCGTTCAACCAGGGCATCTCGGCGGAGATGATCTCGCAGCAGTGGGGCTTCTCCCGAACCCGGCTCGACGAGTACTCGGCACGGTCCCACGAACGCGCCGCGGCCGCACAGGATTCGGGGGCGTTCCAGGACCAGATCGCGCCGGTCTTCACCGCCGGGGGCGTCGTCACCGATGACGAGGGGATCCGGCGCGGCACCACAACGGAGAAGCTGGCCGGGCTCAAGCCGGCATTCACCGACGACGGTGTGATCCACGCCGGCAACTCGTCGCAGATCTCTGACGGCGCCGCGGCGCTTCTGGTGACCACCGCCGAGAACGCCGTCAACCTCGGTCTGACCCCGCTGGTGCGCTATCGCGCCGGTGCTGTCACCGGTGCCGATCCCAGATTGATGCTCACCGGCCCGATCCCGGCAACCGAAAAGGTCCTGCACAAGGCCGGCGTGACACTCGACGACGTCGGCGTGTTCGAGGTGAACGAGGCCTTCGCGCCGGTACCGCTGGCCTGGTTGGCCGACACCGGCGCCGACGAAGCCAAACTCAATCCGCTCGGCGGGGCGATCGCGCTGGGCCACCCGCTCGGAGCTTCGGGGGCGGTGCTGATGACGCGGATGATTCATCACATGCGCGACAACGGAATTCGATACGGCCTGCAGACCATGTGCGAAGGCGGCGGTACCGCCAATGCCACGGTGGTCGAGCTCGTCGGCTGA
- a CDS encoding enoyl-CoA hydratase/isomerase family protein, whose amino-acid sequence MLLSADHDGVRTLTLNRPERRNALDARLWVELADALRAIRREPDIRALVLTGAGGAFCSGADIGTGEQIHPRYKLDRLTDVALALHELAVPTIAKVTGIAVGAGWNLALGCDLVVATPDSRFCQIFSKRGLSVDLGGSWLLPKIVGLQQAKRLVLLADMIDAEEAHRLGLVTWVKPADEIDAYVDEIAARLAAGPPFALAQSKALLNDGANSTLREALAGEARAQPGNFATADSGEAYAAFAAKRDPEFTGAWAPYKTDQE is encoded by the coding sequence GTGCTGTTGAGCGCGGACCACGACGGTGTCCGTACGCTGACGCTGAACCGTCCCGAACGGCGCAACGCGCTCGATGCCCGGCTGTGGGTCGAACTCGCCGACGCGCTGCGGGCAATCAGGCGCGAGCCCGACATCCGGGCACTGGTGCTCACCGGAGCCGGTGGCGCGTTCTGCTCCGGAGCCGACATCGGGACCGGCGAACAGATTCACCCGCGCTACAAACTCGACCGGCTGACAGACGTCGCGCTGGCGCTGCACGAGCTCGCGGTACCGACCATCGCGAAGGTCACCGGTATCGCGGTGGGTGCTGGATGGAATCTGGCGCTGGGGTGCGACCTGGTGGTCGCCACACCGGACTCGCGTTTCTGCCAGATCTTCTCGAAGCGCGGTCTGTCGGTGGACCTGGGCGGCTCCTGGCTGCTGCCCAAGATCGTCGGACTGCAGCAGGCCAAACGGCTGGTCCTGCTCGCCGACATGATCGACGCCGAGGAGGCCCACCGGCTGGGACTGGTGACCTGGGTGAAGCCCGCCGACGAGATCGACGCGTACGTCGACGAGATCGCCGCGCGGTTGGCTGCCGGCCCGCCATTCGCGCTGGCACAGAGTAAGGCGTTGCTCAACGACGGCGCCAACTCGACGCTGCGTGAGGCACTGGCCGGCGAGGCCCGTGCCCAGCCGGGAAACTTCGCGACCGCGGACTCTGGTGAGGCCTACGCCGCGTTCGCCGCCAAGCGCGATCCCGAATTCACCGGGGCGTGGGCCCCCTACAAGACCGATCAGGAGTGA
- a CDS encoding CaiB/BaiF CoA transferase family protein — protein MEQAVAAPMCTRVLADFGARIIKVENPNRGDFARDYDDVVNGPGGLAAHFVWCNRGKESVTLNTKSPAGMDLLHRLLDRADAFVSNLAPGATARLGLTPGDLAVRHPDVIPVEIDGYGPGGPISHKRAYDLLVQAESGSCAITGYPGMPAKPGPAMADFSTGLYAAISILALLYGRAHRPGTAAAPSVELSLFDVMTDVMGYALTYTQHSGIDQEPLGVGSPAVAPYGAFPTRDGQTVVLGTTNDREWQRVAREIIDRPDLAEDPRFATNSDRCAHRAILEDAIGRWCAQHDLADIQRTADEAGIGNSRYNKPSEVVVHPQLSARDRWRTVSTPKGDIRALRPPPVISGFEQPMGAIPGLGEHTDSVLNELGVTAAELAQLRADGVIGPAYRD, from the coding sequence ATGGAGCAGGCGGTGGCTGCGCCCATGTGCACCCGTGTGCTCGCCGACTTCGGCGCCCGAATCATCAAGGTGGAGAACCCCAATCGTGGCGACTTCGCCCGCGACTACGACGATGTGGTCAACGGACCCGGTGGACTGGCCGCACACTTCGTGTGGTGCAACCGGGGCAAGGAATCGGTGACGCTGAACACCAAGTCCCCGGCGGGGATGGACCTGCTGCACCGCCTGCTCGACCGCGCCGACGCCTTCGTGTCCAACCTGGCCCCGGGCGCGACCGCCCGGCTCGGGCTGACGCCGGGTGACCTCGCGGTGCGGCATCCCGACGTGATCCCGGTCGAGATCGACGGCTACGGTCCCGGCGGGCCGATTTCCCACAAGCGCGCATATGACCTTCTGGTGCAGGCGGAATCGGGATCCTGCGCGATCACCGGCTACCCCGGGATGCCGGCCAAGCCCGGGCCGGCGATGGCCGACTTCAGCACCGGACTGTACGCGGCCATCTCGATCCTGGCCCTGCTGTACGGTCGGGCCCACCGACCCGGGACTGCAGCCGCGCCGTCTGTGGAACTGAGTCTGTTCGACGTGATGACCGACGTCATGGGATACGCCCTGACCTACACCCAGCATTCGGGTATAGACCAGGAACCGCTTGGCGTCGGTTCCCCGGCGGTGGCCCCGTACGGAGCGTTCCCGACCCGCGACGGGCAGACGGTGGTGCTCGGTACGACCAACGACCGGGAATGGCAGCGAGTCGCGCGCGAGATCATCGACCGGCCCGACCTCGCCGAGGACCCCCGGTTCGCGACCAACTCCGACCGCTGCGCGCACCGAGCGATCCTGGAGGACGCCATCGGCAGATGGTGTGCCCAGCACGACCTGGCCGACATCCAGCGTACGGCCGACGAGGCGGGTATCGGCAATTCCCGGTACAACAAACCCTCCGAGGTCGTCGTGCACCCCCAGCTGAGTGCACGCGACCGCTGGCGCACTGTGTCCACCCCGAAAGGCGACATCCGCGCTCTGCGTCCGCCCCCGGTGATCAGCGGCTTCGAGCAGCCGATGGGTGCGATTCCCGGGCTGGGGGAGCATACGGACTCGGTGCTCAACGAATTGGGTGTCACCGCAGCCGAATTGGCACAACTGCGAGCCGACGGCGTGATCGGACCGGCCTACCGTGACTGA
- a CDS encoding acyl-CoA dehydrogenase family protein translates to MPGGMSFELTEDQELIRKSVAELASRFDDHYWMQKDQAHEFPQEFYDAIAQGGWLGMTIPEEYGGHGLGITEATLLLEEVSRSGAAMNGASAIHLSIFGMQPVVKHGSDELKARTLPRIVNGELHVCFGVTEPGAGLDTSRITTSAKREGEHYRVNGRKVWISKALESEKILLLTRTTPYDQVTKKTDGMTLFLTDLDRDRVDIRPINKMGRNAVSSNELFIDDLMVPVEDRVGEEGQGFKYILDGLNPERMLIAAEALGIGRVALEKAVKYGNERHVFNRPIGMNQGLQFPLADSLARLDAAELVLRKATWLYDNGKPCGREANTAKYLCADAGFGAADRALQLHGGMGYSEEYHVSRYFRESRLMKIAPVSQEMILNFLGEHVLGLPRSY, encoded by the coding sequence ATGCCCGGCGGTATGAGTTTCGAGCTGACCGAGGATCAGGAGCTGATTCGTAAATCGGTCGCCGAGTTGGCGAGCAGATTCGACGACCACTACTGGATGCAGAAGGACCAGGCTCACGAATTCCCGCAGGAGTTCTACGACGCCATCGCCCAGGGAGGTTGGCTCGGGATGACCATCCCCGAGGAGTACGGCGGGCACGGTCTGGGCATCACCGAGGCCACCTTGCTGCTCGAAGAGGTGTCCCGATCAGGAGCGGCGATGAACGGCGCCAGCGCTATCCACCTGTCGATCTTCGGCATGCAGCCTGTCGTCAAGCATGGCTCCGACGAACTCAAGGCCCGCACGTTGCCCCGGATCGTCAACGGTGAGCTGCACGTGTGTTTCGGTGTCACCGAACCCGGGGCGGGTCTGGACACGTCGCGCATCACCACCTCGGCCAAGCGCGAGGGTGAGCACTACCGGGTCAATGGCCGCAAGGTCTGGATCTCCAAGGCGCTGGAGTCGGAGAAGATCCTGTTGTTGACCAGAACCACCCCCTATGACCAGGTCACCAAGAAGACCGACGGCATGACGCTGTTCCTCACCGACCTGGACCGCGACCGCGTCGACATTCGTCCGATCAACAAGATGGGCCGCAATGCGGTCAGCTCCAACGAGTTGTTCATCGACGACCTGATGGTGCCGGTCGAGGATCGCGTGGGTGAGGAGGGACAGGGTTTCAAATACATTCTCGACGGCTTGAACCCGGAACGCATGCTGATCGCCGCCGAGGCGCTGGGTATCGGCAGGGTCGCGCTGGAGAAGGCCGTCAAATACGGAAACGAACGCCATGTGTTCAACCGGCCCATCGGGATGAACCAGGGCCTGCAGTTCCCGCTCGCGGACTCCCTTGCACGGCTCGATGCCGCAGAACTGGTGCTGCGCAAGGCCACCTGGCTCTACGACAACGGCAAACCCTGCGGGCGGGAGGCGAACACCGCCAAGTATTTGTGCGCCGACGCCGGGTTCGGCGCCGCCGATCGCGCACTGCAGTTGCACGGCGGAATGGGCTACTCCGAGGAGTACCACGTGTCTCGCTACTTCCGGGAGTCGCGGCTGATGAAGATCGCCCCGGTCAGCCAGGAGATGATTCTGAACTTCCTCGGCGAGCACGTGCTCGGGCTGCCCAGGAGCTACTAG